In Cyprinus carpio isolate SPL01 chromosome A1, ASM1834038v1, whole genome shotgun sequence, the following proteins share a genomic window:
- the caly gene encoding calcyon neuron-specific vesicular protein, with translation MVKLGSNLVDKMERQPSVEDGFDNIPLITPLEVGQLQQPFPDKVIVKTTAEYQLKEKKRKLYVPSIKKLNINLYDEMSEKLKLTGLIIITLAFLACLLLLVMYKALWYDQLGCPEGFVLQHRHCTPSALEMYYPEQNSRGSLYTAMTHLNQAKKNIPELSPPLLPVMKDEVNHSEK, from the exons ATGGTGAAATTAGGCAGTAACTTGGTGGACAAGATGGAGAGACAGCCGTCGGTGGAGGACGGTTTTGACAACATCCCCCTCATCACTCCACTGGAGGTCGGCCAGTTACAGCAGCCTTTCCCTGATAAG GTAATTGTGAAAACCACGGCAGAGTATCAGCTGAAGGAGAAGAAGAGGAAGCTTTATGTTCCGAGCATCAAGAAGCTAAACATAAACCTTTATGATGAGATGTCAGAGAAGCTCAAG CTGACTGGGTTGATTATTATCACCTTGGCGTTCCTGGCGTGTCTGCTGCTGTTGGTCATGTATAAAGCACTGTGGTACGATCAGCTCGGCTGCCCTGAGGGCTTCGTTCTCCAG CACAGACACTGCACCCCGTCTGCTCTGGAGATGTACTACCCTGAGCAGAACTCCAGGGGCAGCTTGTACACCGCCATGACCCACCTCAACCAGGCCAAGAAGAACATCCCAGAGCTGTCTCCTCCCTTGCTGCCGGTCATGAAGGACGAGGTGAACCATTCTGAGAAATAA